The genomic segment GAAGATGAAGGGCAGGAATTGAACATGCAAATCAAAGGCCATACAGTTCGAGGAAAAGTTCTTGATGAAGAAACTCGGTGTGCACATTATCATTCCGAAATCGACCGGATTGCGATAAAGTTTTATTGTTGTGGCACCTACTATCCCTGCTATGAATGTCATGAAGAAGACGGTTGTGGCAATCCTGACGTTTGGCCAACTGAGATGTTTGGTGAAAAAGCAGTTCTTTGTGGAGCATGTGGTTATGAACTAACTGTTTCGGAGTATTTGACCTGTGGATCGAAGTGCCTTACTTGTTCAGCACTGTTTAATCCCGGATGTAGTTTACATAAAAATCTTTATTTCCAAACTTAAAACAGGAAAAAAGCAGCATTTGCAACATGCTGCTTTTGTTATATTTGATAACCTATTTAGGTTTTTTCATTCTATTAACGCCAAAATAAATCCCTATACCTACGAGTAGTAGAAGTAGAAGTACTGGT from the Sporosarcina psychrophila genome contains:
- a CDS encoding CHY zinc finger protein yields the protein MQIKGHTVRGKVLDEETRCAHYHSEIDRIAIKFYCCGTYYPCYECHEEDGCGNPDVWPTEMFGEKAVLCGACGYELTVSEYLTCGSKCLTCSALFNPGCSLHKNLYFQT